A segment of the Georgenia sp. M64 genome:
CCCGGTGCCCGGTGGAGGCCGTGAGGGTGTACCCGGACTGCCGGGTGACCGCCTCGAGCACGAGCCGGGAGGTTCGCTGCTCGACCAGCTGGACGTCGACCACGGTGGTGCTCAGTCCTCGCGGCCGCGCACCGCCCAGGGCGCGCACGACCGCGGCATCGGCTGCGGCCGGGGCGCTGCCCGGCACGGTGAGGGCGGCGAGACCACCGGCGTCACCGGCGGTGAGAGCCTCGTCCCGGGCGGCCACGAGCTGTGCGAGGACCACGCCCGCAGGGGTTGACGGCGCCGCGGACCGGGCCGCCGCCGCGCCGCCGAGCACCCCGACCGCGAGCCCGAGGGCGACGAGCAGTGGAACGGGTGACCGCCGACGACGACGGAGCCCTCGGCTCCGCGTCCGACGTCGTCGCGCCGCGGCGAGGGCCGTCGGCGGCTGGCCGGCCCGCGTCCGGAGCTGAGCGGCGGCCAGGTCGGCATCGGCCGGCAGGGCCACCGGGGCCGGGTCGGCGAGCCCGGGCGCGCACGCCGCGAGGTCCCGGGCAGCGGGCCTCTCCCCCGGTGCGGGACGAAGGGCGGTGCGCAGCACGTCGCCCACGGCGGGATCGTCCGCTGCCGCCCACGAGAGGGTGCGGGCGAGGGACCAGACGTCTCCCGGCGCCGACGCGGGCGCCCCGCCCGCCCGCTCGGGGGCGACGAAGCCCGGCGTGCCGGCCTCTCGCGTGACCTCTCCGGCGAGGTCCGTCAGCACCGGCCGCCCGCCCTCGGTGAGGATGACGTTGCCGGGTGAGACGTCGCCGTGGACGACACCACGATCGTGCAGGTGGCCCAACGCGGAGCCGAGCGCGTCGAGCAGGGCGGCCGCCTCGGCGCGGGTGAGCGGACCCCGGGCGGTGCGCACCGTGGCGAGCGTCGGTCCCTCGACGAGCTCGCACGCGAGGGCGCAGCGGTCCCGGCCGACGCTGACGACGTCCAGCACCCGGGGCAGGTGGGGGTGGTGACCGCCGCGGAGTGCGGCCAGCCGGCGCAGCTGGGCGGCGCCGCGCTCGTCCGGTGCCAGTCGCAGGACGCTGAGCGCGACCGCGCGGCCGGCCGGGTCACGTGCGGCCCAGACCGCGCCGGTCGCGCCGAAGCCCACGGGCTGCCCCACCCGGTACCCCGGTACCTCGGGAGCACCGGGGCGTCTCGCGCTCATGGTGCGAGCGAACCAGGCGGGCACGTCCTCGCGCACCCCCGTCGGCCCTGCTGTGGACGACGGGGGTGCGCCGAGGGCGCTGTGGGGGGCTCGTCAGTCCTGCGGGACCCGGCGCTGCCACGGCCACCAGGTGCGGCGACCGAGGTCGTGGACGAGTCCGGGGACGAGGAGGGAGCGCACGACGAACGTGTCGAGCAGGACGCCGAAGGCGACGATGAACGCCAGCTGGAGGAGGAACAGCAGCGGGATGACCGCCAGTGCGCTGAACGTCGCCGCGAGCACGAGCCCGGCCGAGGTGATGACGCCGCCGGTGACGGCCAGGCCGCGGTGCACGCCCTCCCGGGTGCCGCGGACGAGCGACTCCTCCCGCACCCGGGTCATGAGGAAGATCGAGTAGTCGATGCCCAGCGCGACGAGGAACACGAAGCCGTACAGCGGCACGGTCGCGTCGGCGCCGGGCAGGTCCAGGACGTGGTTGAACACGATCGCGCTGATGCCCATGGTGGCCCCGAACGAGAGGAGGTTGGCCAGGAGCAGCACCAGCGGCGCCACGACCGCCCGCAGGAGCAGCACCAGCATGAGGAAGATCGCCACGAGGACCACCGGGATGATGGTCCGCAGGTCCTTGGCGGCGGTGTCCTGGGTGTCCAGGCGCTGTGCCGCTGCGCCCCCGACGAGGGCGTCGGCGTCCGCCGCGTGGACGGCGGTGCGCAGC
Coding sequences within it:
- a CDS encoding protein kinase; protein product: MSARRPGAPEVPGYRVGQPVGFGATGAVWAARDPAGRAVALSVLRLAPDERGAAQLRRLAALRGGHHPHLPRVLDVVSVGRDRCALACELVEGPTLATVRTARGPLTRAEAAALLDALGSALGHLHDRGVVHGDVSPGNVILTEGGRPVLTDLAGEVTREAGTPGFVAPERAGGAPASAPGDVWSLARTLSWAAADDPAVGDVLRTALRPAPGERPAARDLAACAPGLADPAPVALPADADLAAAQLRTRAGQPPTALAAARRRRTRSRGLRRRRRSPVPLLVALGLAVGVLGGAAAARSAAPSTPAGVVLAQLVAARDEALTAGDAGGLAALTVPGSAPAAADAAVVRALGGARPRGLSTTVVDVQLVEQRTSRLVLEAVTRQSGYTLTASTGHRAVEPQPERCTRYTLAGPAPWRVDATAPCRLAGGDGAAG